The proteins below come from a single Methanothrix thermoacetophila PT genomic window:
- a CDS encoding ion transporter: protein MSGKADRCAGTRSLRETIQFYMIDFRTPLGRAIDIAIIALNIMVVVLFVIETYPLPSRISLLLWRLEIAIIFIFMIEYILRFYGAPDRWSYVKETYSLIDLVAIMPTLILLVLPIFGVYADLRFIHIIRIMAVFRIFRFLRFIAEDHLLFGIISLRMLNVARLVFIVMTIFFISSGLFYFAESPVNPEVNNFGDAFYFTVVAVSTVGFGDIVPVSGAGRLVTLMMIISGIILIPIQVSRILREWISAPRKRHICSGCGQEWHEEDARYCRICGSPLGEESVTSQDAAE from the coding sequence ATGTCAGGAAAAGCTGATAGGTGCGCAGGCACCAGGAGCCTCAGGGAGACGATACAGTTTTACATGATAGACTTCCGGACGCCTTTGGGCCGGGCTATAGATATCGCCATCATCGCTCTGAACATCATGGTCGTGGTGCTATTCGTCATCGAGACGTATCCTCTGCCCTCCCGCATCTCGTTGTTGCTCTGGAGGCTTGAGATTGCGATCATATTCATCTTCATGATCGAGTACATCCTCAGGTTCTACGGCGCCCCCGATCGCTGGAGTTACGTTAAGGAGACATACAGCCTGATAGACCTCGTCGCAATAATGCCGACTCTGATACTGCTGGTGCTTCCGATCTTCGGAGTATATGCTGATCTGCGCTTCATTCACATTATAAGAATCATGGCTGTCTTCAGGATATTCAGGTTCCTCAGGTTCATAGCTGAGGACCACCTCCTCTTCGGCATAATCAGCCTGAGGATGCTGAACGTCGCAAGACTTGTTTTTATTGTAATGACGATATTTTTCATATCCTCTGGCCTCTTCTACTTCGCCGAGAGTCCGGTAAACCCTGAGGTCAATAACTTCGGCGATGCGTTCTACTTCACAGTCGTAGCGGTCTCAACCGTCGGCTTCGGTGATATCGTCCCAGTGTCGGGAGCCGGCCGGCTCGTCACGCTGATGATGATCATATCCGGCATAATTCTGATACCGATACAGGTGAGCAGGATCTTAAGAGAGTGGATCTCTGCCCCAAGAAAGAGGCACATATGCAGTGGATGCGGTCAGGAGTGGCATG
- a CDS encoding queuosine precursor transporter, whose protein sequence is MFALLLIWIGLVSSFTILGSWYARSFGRSDMLLGIYVAFGIFSNIAAAKTAEFDLVIGTFYAPAVVIVFSVTFLLTDVVNERFGLQETRRMISIAFLSQIMISLFSWLVVELPPAPFFPHQNAIEVLLEQVPRIVLASWVAFFVSENLDAVVFAWFKSKTKGRHLWARNALSSIPAMLIDSTLFITIAFYGVMPVVPLIIGITITKWLVALVDIPFMYMNRWILYRNQSTDVFSIS, encoded by the coding sequence ATGTTCGCACTGCTTCTGATCTGGATCGGACTTGTGAGTTCCTTCACGATCCTTGGATCCTGGTATGCCCGCAGTTTTGGCAGATCTGACATGCTCCTGGGCATCTACGTCGCATTCGGCATATTCTCAAACATAGCTGCAGCCAAGACGGCTGAATTTGATCTCGTTATAGGAACGTTCTACGCCCCTGCTGTGGTGATAGTATTCAGCGTGACCTTTCTCCTCACGGATGTGGTGAACGAAAGGTTCGGGCTCCAGGAGACAAGAAGGATGATCAGCATAGCGTTTCTCTCTCAGATCATGATCTCGCTCTTCTCATGGCTCGTGGTGGAGCTTCCGCCAGCTCCTTTCTTTCCCCACCAGAATGCGATCGAGGTTCTTCTGGAACAGGTGCCCAGGATAGTCCTGGCATCATGGGTCGCCTTCTTTGTGAGCGAGAACCTCGACGCGGTGGTTTTCGCCTGGTTCAAGTCGAAGACGAAAGGGCGCCATCTCTGGGCGAGGAACGCGTTGAGCTCAATACCGGCGATGCTGATCGACTCAACGCTATTCATAACAATCGCATTCTACGGGGTCATGCCAGTGGTTCCTCTCATAATAGGCATCACGATAACAAAATGGCTCGTGGCCCTGGTCGATATACCATTCATGTACATGAACAGATGGATTCTTTACAGGAACCAGTCCACAGATGTGTTCTCCATATCCTAA